The Pseudomonas alkylphenolica genomic sequence ACTTGGACGACCTAGAGGTCGTTGTCGAAGTAAAGCCCAGCGCATTCGTGGAAAAGCATCGGGCGCTGCTGGCGGAGGTGCGCGGCGCTTTGCTCAAGCAAGGATTGCGCTTCTGCGTCATCACCGAGGCGGATTTTCAGGGCCACTACCTGAGAAATGCGCAACTCTTCCTGCAGTATCTGGCGCAAGCTGCCCCTGCCCTCCCCAGGTGGGCCGTTGCCTTGCAAGCGCGAGATCCTCATGAGCTGATGGGGCCCGTCGCCCATGTGCTAAGCGGCGATGTGCCACTGAACCATCAGTTGGCCGCAGGCGTTTTGCTCGGGCTCATACAGTTCGACCTGGTACGTCATCCATTTGAGCACATGGACTTCGACATCGCCCCAGCGTTCGGCAGTTTGAGCGCCTTCGAGGTCATTCGTTATGAACAGTAATCTGCAAGTTGGCCAAGCCGTGGTTTGGCAGGATACGTGTTACGTCATCAAGGCGATCAAGCCGACGCTGGGCGATATCGTCCTCGAAGCCAAGGGCGGAGCGGAGCGTGCTGTCGATATCATCGCTTTTTACAATCACATTGCCTCGGGCGAGATTGAGCTGTCGCAACGGCAAATTGAAGCCACGCAGCGTTCTTGGACGGTCAGCGAACAACGCGAGGCTGACTTTCGTCAGCAGCTGCTCGAGTTTCAGCGGTCACTGGAAAAACAAGGTCTCGACCAGTCGACCTGTGACGCACAGATTGATCAATACTGTCAGCGGCAAGGTCACAAACGGCCTTCCAACAAGACTATCCGGGGCTATCGCAAAAACTTAAAACGCTTTGGCTTTGAGGGGCTCATTCCCAGCTTCAGTCGTCGAGGGGGGACAGGGTGGGCCAAAAAAGCCGCAGCGAAGGCGGTTGCCGAGAAGGTGTTGATTCAGACCTTCATGAAGGACGACAAAGTCAATTTGTCTTCTGTGGCATTGATGGTCAATGAAGAGCTGAAGACGCACAATCAGGCCACTGGAGCCGATGAGAAAGTCGATCGCAAAACCATCGCGCGTTTGCTCCTGCAGCTGCCGAAGTCGCTGGTCAAAGAGGGTCGACTCGACCCGCGTACCTACAACTTGTGGAACCGGCAAGCCGTCCGCCGTTACGACGTCAAACTGCCTTTTGAACGGGTGGAGATTGATGCCAAGACGATTGATGTGTACTGCTGTGACGAGTATGGCCATCGCTACACGGAGCTGACCTTGTACGCCATGGTTTGCGCGCGTACCTCCTACCCCGTCGGTGTATTTGTCAGTGGCGGCAAGCCCAGCGAATACACCCTGCTCAAAGTGTTTGAGTTTTTTTTTACGCCGAAAGACTTGGCCTTCAACGCGCGGTTCGGCATCGAAACGAATTGGGTGCAGCCTTGCGGGATTGCCTTGGTAGTGCTCGACAACGCGTCAGAGAATTTCTCGGATCTGGCATTGGCTATCGTGCGCCGACTGGGTATTCAAATCGAGTATGCCCGGATCGCGCGCGGCGACGATAAACCGCATGTGGAGTCCTTTTTTAAAGCGGCGGACGAGGGTCTGTTCAGCAAGATGCCGGGGGCGAAAAAAAGCCAGGACAAGCGCATCAAAAATCGGCATGCCAAAGCTGCAGCCGAAGCGTGTTACTCCATTGAAGAGATCTACCGCCACCTGGTGAGCTTCGTCGCAGATGTGTACATCCATCGACCGAATCAAAAGCTGGGGTTCCGCCATGGCAAGCCGATGACCATCAAGAGTGCCATGGACGAAGCGCTCACCAATTTCCTGCCCGTACCGCCGCCTTCACTCGAGCAACTCAAGAAATTGCTGCTAGAGGTCAACCGGGATAATCGCAAAATTCAGCATTACGGCGTCGATTTTGACGGGTTCCAGTTCCACAGTCAGGCGCTGGCAGTGCTGGCGCGTGAACGTAACCTCAGCGACATCGACATCCTGTTCAATCCGGAAGACTGCACGGCGATTTATGCCGTGCACCCGGACGACGGCAGCCACATCCGCCTAGAGAACAAGACGATCGGCATGCCTGAGGTATCCTTTGAGGTCGCCAAAACCCTCAAAAAAGCCTATTCGGGCCATGCAGCTACGATGTCCGGCCATGACTATCAGCGTGTGTACGCTCAGATGCTGGCGCAGTTCACCGCTGATAGCCAGCGCCGCCCCAGCATCAAGACCAACAACCAGGCATTGCGTGCGCGCGAGAAACTCGCGCAGAAGGCGGACATCGCCGCGCAGTTTGCACAGCACGCGCCGAAGTCGCGTCCTTTGCCTCGTACCCCGACGGTAGCCGATGGCGATGATGACTTCCGTCCAGCGCCACGGAGGACGGTATGAGTACGATCGCCAATCAGTTGGTGGGGCACGCTCGTTTTAATACCGTACAAGGTCAGTTGGAGGAAGTCTTAACACGGGCCAGAGCCGGTGACCCACAAATCCTTCCGATTGTCGGGCCGACGCGGGTCGGCAAGACGTGCCTGCTGACCAATTTCAGGGCGATGAATTCGATTTCGGAGACAAGCCGCTCCCGCGAGATTATCAGTGTCGTCAGCCCGAAGCATTTGACCGGTCGGGCCCTGCCGGATGCTTGCTTGGCGAGCCTCGGTATGAACCCCGCGCTGTTCAGCAATCATGTCGCTGCGACAGACGCATTTATCAAGGCGGTCAACAAGCATGCTGCACGCTTGATCATCTTTGATGAAACGCAGCACATGCTTGAGCGTGGTAGCAGCACCACGGTGCGCGCGGCAGCGGACTTTCTCAAAGGCCTCTTCGATCAGGCTCAGGCCAGTATCGTCCTGGTGGGGTTGCCGAGTCTGATCGGCCTGTTCCATGCCAACGAACAACTGGCTGATCGCGCGCGGCGTCCGGTGGAGTACTACCCATACCACTGGCAGGGTACGGATTACATCAATTTTCGCAGCGCCTTGGGCAGTGCGCTCGAATACCTGGTGGAGAGTGGTTGGGACACTTTCGAATTCAACGATCGCGATTTTGCCCAACGCATGTACGTCGCGACCGCCGGCCGTTACGGCCTCATCAACAAGATTTTTATCGAGGTGCAGGCACTTGCTGATACAGCGAAGATCGCACGTTATGACGCCTTTGCGAGGGCTTTTGAGCAAGCCGTGATGAACCGTCTGATCGAGCTCAATCCGTTCGATGTCGATCAGACGATTCAGACGGAGCACATGGCTTTGGTGTATGCCAAGGTCATGCAAGAAGCCGGTGTGAAGGTCTAGGAGCAATACCATGTTGGCATTTATTCCCGAGACCGACTTCGCTGACGAAAGTCTCAACGGTTACTTACTGCGCCTCGCCGAAGAGAATTTTCTTGGCTCGACCACTGCCCTGCTGCGCCCAATAGGGATCAGGCTCAAGGCCCAGTATTCGCAGCGGGAACTGCAGGCCATTGCCGAGTATCACGGCCTAGAGCTGCAGCGACTGCAATGCCTGGCAGGTTTTCCGGCCCTCAATGGTTCGTTGCAGTCCGGCGCCTTTATGCGTAAGGCCGCGACCGCGGTGTGCCCTGAGTGTCTTCGGCAGGAAGGTTACATTCGCCAGGCCTGGCATCATGAACTGTTTACTGCGTGCCCGACGCATCAGCTACTGTTGATGGATCAATGCCCCGAGTGCGACGCGCCAGCGGAACTCAATCGCGGCGCGGTGTCTCGCTGTCGCTGTGGTTATGCGCTGAGCGAGGCTGGCGGACACCCTGCCGACGCAGCGAATTTATTCATCTCGTCGGTGTTGCTGGCGCAGCCTTCCCGCCCGTGCGGGCTGAGCGGGCTCAGTGATGAGCCGGGTGTGCCAGCGGATATCGACAAGTTTCTCCTGTTTCTGGCGAACTTGACCTTGCCGACACCCCAGCGCAAAAACGCCGCGATCAGTTTTCACCGCGCGTTGGAAATTAATGATGCCTGCTACGCCCTGGCGGAGAATCTGCCAGAACGGTTTCGTGCCTTCGTGCAGAACAAGGTTCAGGCGGCCAACCAGCTCAAGTCCAGTCGCTTCGTCCACAACCTCGGCCCCTGGTACAAAGAACTGAATACATCGTTCGCGTCCAGCGCCTATAGCTCGGTTCGAGCCACAGTCTGTAGCGTGATGCTCGAACGGGCTGATGCTCCTATCAACCGAAAAATGAAGTACATCGCTGCCGAACTGTTGGGGCAAAAAAAGACTTTTACCGCCTGCGAGGCAGCGCGGCTGCTCGGCTCCTCCCCGGATCGAATCGTCTCCTTGGTGAAGACCGGAAAACTAGCGGGGGAAATCATGAGTGGCGCCGCTGTGGAATTTTGCGTGGTCGATCGGGCGGCGGTGGAAGCGCAGCAGAAGGCCGCCAAGGGATTGGTCGCTGGCAAGGAGCTGCTTAGCCTGCTCAACATCACTCGTCGGGTGCGTGAGCGCTTGCTGGCGTCGGGTGTGCTGAATCGTGTGCCTGACAACGACAAGCCGCTGTTCGCCAAAGGTGAGTATCGTGTAGAGGATATCCAGCGCTTGATCGATACCTTGAATGGTGGGTGTTGCCACGCTGCGTCTGTCTCTAGCTTGGGGCTCGATGACATCAGTGGCAAACGCTTTTCCCATGAGCAGGCGCAAGAGTTATACCGGTTGATATTCAGCGGTCAGATCAAGCCGGTAATGCGAGATATCGGTATCCAGGGCTTGGCAGCGTTCAAGTTTGATCATGACGAACTGCGACGTCACCTTCGGCAAGAGCCGACCATGCCTGAACTAAGCATTACTGATCTGACCAAGATCACGCGCTGGAAACACGAAACCATCAGAGCGTGGATTGAGAGGGGCTTGCTGCCTGCGCGCACCGAGTTCGACGAGGGCAGGCGCCGGGTGTTTATTTCCGTGGCAAACCTGGTGACATTTCTCTCGCGCTATGTGGTGGCGGCTGATGCCGCTGAGCGATTGGGGAGCAAGTCGATTTGGTTGACCAAACCGCTCAAAACCAAAGGTGTGCTGGCGCAAGGGGCGCACGCCACCCGCGATGGAAGCCTGCGTGGCGTCCTGTTGTCGGCTGACGCTTTGATCAACGTGGCCTCCGGTCGGTCGTCCGACTGGGCCCGCCAGCCAACATTGGAGTGGGCGGATCCTCGAGCACTCCTGGCGGATAAACAGCACAGGCCCGCGCTGTCCTTCGTGGAGACGCAGCCATGACCGTTCCGGACACCTGGGCTGAGCGGCAGTTGCAGGAAGCGCTACGTACCCCGTTCGCCACGCCGGTCACGGCCTACCTTACCGACGTGTACATATGCAGTTGCTGTGCCGTGGGGGTTATTCATCACGATGCACGACCAGCTGAGCGCGAGCTGTTTCTGGATGGTCAGCGCATTCGTACGTCTGACATCCGAAGTGTCTCTCGTGATGGGCATTACTGGGTCATCCACACAGCGAGTCAGAGTCGCTATGTCCTCGTCACCTTTCATGCCGATGGTGGAAAAAAGTCGTTTATCGATTTTTTGATGATTTTGTCCAACGGTTTCTATTCCACTCCGGGTCGACTGCACTAACCGGGAGGTAGGCGGATGACAGCGGCGTTCGAGCTGGCGCAGGCACTAAGTAATCGTGAGCTGTGGTTATCCATGACGGCCTGCGGATTCCACGCCATCCGGCCACCCAGTCCGCTCTCATCTGGCCAGGCATTCCAGGGCCATCTGGCCACCTGTTCCACGGCCATCCGGCCGGGCAGTCGGAGCGCAGCGACGCAGGGGTGGCATTGTTAGTCCGGGTTGGCTGGCGTCGTCAATTTCTGCGTCCGTTTGCGCATTGATTCACCCTTCAGATTGATCCGGTAAGCGTTGTGCACCAGGCGGTCGAGGATAGCGTCGGCCAGGGTCGGATCGCCGATCAGTTCGTGCCAGTTGTCCACCGGCATCTGGCTGGTAACGATGGTCGAGCGCTGGCCGTAGCGGTCGTCCAGTAGCTCCAGCATGTCGCGCCGCTGTTCGGCGGTGAACGGGGCCAAGCCCCAGTCATCGAGGATCAGCAGGTCGGTCTTGGCGTAGCTGCTCATCAGCTTGGCGAAGCGCCCGTCGCCATGGGCCAGACCCAGTTCTTCCAGCAAACGCGGCAAGCGCAGGTAACGCACGCTGTAGCCTTCTCGGCAGGCCTGGTGGGCCAGGGCGCAGGCCAGCCAGGTTTTACCGACACCGGTGGGGCCGCCGATGATCAGGTTGAGGCCGTCGCGTAGCCACTGGCCGCCGCTCAGTTGCAGGATCAGCGCCTTATCCAGCCCGCGCGGGCTGCGGTAGTCGATGTCTTCGAGGCAGGCGTTGTGCTTGAGCCGGGCCTGGCGCAGGCGGCTGCTCAGGCGCTTGTCGTCGCGTTCAGTCAGCTCGCGGTCGACCAGCAGGCCGAGGCGTTCCTCGAAGCTCAGGCTGTCGATGTCCGGGGTTTTCAGTTGTTCGTTCAGCGCCTTGAGCATGCCGTGCAGGCGCAGGGTTTGCAGCTTGTCCAGGGTCGGATGGGGCAGCATGGTGGGATTCCTTGTGTTCAGTGGTAGTAGCCGGGGCCGCGCAGGTTGGCGTGGTCGTCCGGCAGCAGGGGCAGGTGCTGCTGGGCCAGCGGCAGGTTCTCCAGCCCCTGGCGCAGGATCGATTCGAGGCTCTTGTAGCTGCACGTGCCGAGGCTGATGGCGCGACGGCAGGCCAACTCCAGGCGCACTTCGCCGTGGGTTTTGCCCAGGCGCAGGATGCCCAGGCAGGCCCGGTAGCCCTGCTGCGGATGGATGCGCCGTTCGAGGATGTGCCGGATCACGCCGGCGGTGTTCGGCCCGGTCTGCTCGGCCCAGCGGATCAGCCGTTGTGGCGTCCACTCGGCATGCTCGCGATGGCTCTTGGGCATGTGCTCGGCCTGCGTGCTGTGCCGGCCCTTGTGCATTGAGCGCAGGTGGCTGGCCACTCGCTGGTTGGCGTGGAAACACTCGACGGTGCGCGCCGTCAGGCGCACCTCCAGCTGCTTCTTCACCAGTTGATACGGCACCGAGTAGTAATGCCCATCGACCTCGACGTGGTAGTCGATGTGCACCCGCGCTTTCTTCCACTCGGCGTAGACGTAGGGTTGCTCCGGCAGGGGGCGCAGCGCCGGACGATCCAGGCTGTCGAAGGCCGTCTGGCGCGAGCCCGGCAGCTTCTTGAACGGGCGTTGGTTGAGCCGCTCCAGCAACACGGAGATGGCGCTGTTGAGTTCGTCCAAGGAGAAGAACTGACGGTTGCGCAGGGCCGCGAGGATCCAACGCTCGACCACCTGCACGCCGACTTCGGCCTTGGCCTTGTCGCGCGGTTTGCGTGCCCGCGCCGGCACCACCGCCACTCCGTAGTGCTCGGCAAGGTCGCGGTAGCTGGGGTTGATGTCCGGCTCGTAACGATGGGCCTTGCTCACCGCGCTGCGCAGGTTGTCCGGCACCACGATCTCCGGCACGCCGCCGAGGAAGGCGAAGCAACGGGTATGCGAGCCTAGCCAGTCCGGCAGCTGCTGCGACCAGGTGGCTTCGGCGAAGGTGTAGCTGGACGCGCCGAGCACCGCGACGAACACCTGCGCCTGGCGGATCTCGCCGCTGTGGCGGTCGATAACCGGCACCGTCTGGCCGGCATAGTCGACGAACAGCTTCTCGCCGACGCGGTGCTCCTGACGCATCACCACGTCCAGCTTGCCCTGCCAGGCCCGGTAGTGCTCACAGAACCAGCTGTACT encodes the following:
- a CDS encoding Tn7 transposase TnsA N-terminal domain-containing protein, with translation MKFDTQSPASSRDVAKRSKRARRAHVMCSPKNGFVEIRLESRLEQSVAQALELDPRVRAYRAQPFTLDLTSGERLAAKPPHKPPGAVYYTPDFIVDLDDLEVVVEVKPSAFVEKHRALLAEVRGALLKQGLRFCVITEADFQGHYLRNAQLFLQYLAQAAPALPRWAVALQARDPHELMGPVAHVLSGDVPLNHQLAAGVLLGLIQFDLVRHPFEHMDFDIAPAFGSLSAFEVIRYEQ
- a CDS encoding TniB family NTP-binding protein encodes the protein MSTIANQLVGHARFNTVQGQLEEVLTRARAGDPQILPIVGPTRVGKTCLLTNFRAMNSISETSRSREIISVVSPKHLTGRALPDACLASLGMNPALFSNHVAATDAFIKAVNKHAARLIIFDETQHMLERGSSTTVRAAADFLKGLFDQAQASIVLVGLPSLIGLFHANEQLADRARRPVEYYPYHWQGTDYINFRSALGSALEYLVESGWDTFEFNDRDFAQRMYVATAGRYGLINKIFIEVQALADTAKIARYDAFARAFEQAVMNRLIELNPFDVDQTIQTEHMALVYAKVMQEAGVKV
- a CDS encoding Mu transposase C-terminal domain-containing protein; amino-acid sequence: MNSNLQVGQAVVWQDTCYVIKAIKPTLGDIVLEAKGGAERAVDIIAFYNHIASGEIELSQRQIEATQRSWTVSEQREADFRQQLLEFQRSLEKQGLDQSTCDAQIDQYCQRQGHKRPSNKTIRGYRKNLKRFGFEGLIPSFSRRGGTGWAKKAAAKAVAEKVLIQTFMKDDKVNLSSVALMVNEELKTHNQATGADEKVDRKTIARLLLQLPKSLVKEGRLDPRTYNLWNRQAVRRYDVKLPFERVEIDAKTIDVYCCDEYGHRYTELTLYAMVCARTSYPVGVFVSGGKPSEYTLLKVFEFFFTPKDLAFNARFGIETNWVQPCGIALVVLDNASENFSDLALAIVRRLGIQIEYARIARGDDKPHVESFFKAADEGLFSKMPGAKKSQDKRIKNRHAKAAAEACYSIEEIYRHLVSFVADVYIHRPNQKLGFRHGKPMTIKSAMDEALTNFLPVPPPSLEQLKKLLLEVNRDNRKIQHYGVDFDGFQFHSQALAVLARERNLSDIDILFNPEDCTAIYAVHPDDGSHIRLENKTIGMPEVSFEVAKTLKKAYSGHAATMSGHDYQRVYAQMLAQFTADSQRRPSIKTNNQALRAREKLAQKADIAAQFAQHAPKSRPLPRTPTVADGDDDFRPAPRRTV
- the istA gene encoding IS21-like element IS1491 family transposase, encoding MRKIREVLRLKFEVGLSARQIAVSVQVGRVTVGDYLNRFAASGLSWPCSLSDAELEQQLFPPAPAVASEKRPLPDWAWVHAELRRPGVTLALLWQEYRLSQPQGFQYSWFCEHYRAWQGKLDVVMRQEHRVGEKLFVDYAGQTVPVIDRHSGEIRQAQVFVAVLGASSYTFAEATWSQQLPDWLGSHTRCFAFLGGVPEIVVPDNLRSAVSKAHRYEPDINPSYRDLAEHYGVAVVPARARKPRDKAKAEVGVQVVERWILAALRNRQFFSLDELNSAISVLLERLNQRPFKKLPGSRQTAFDSLDRPALRPLPEQPYVYAEWKKARVHIDYHVEVDGHYYSVPYQLVKKQLEVRLTARTVECFHANQRVASHLRSMHKGRHSTQAEHMPKSHREHAEWTPQRLIRWAEQTGPNTAGVIRHILERRIHPQQGYRACLGILRLGKTHGEVRLELACRRAISLGTCSYKSLESILRQGLENLPLAQQHLPLLPDDHANLRGPGYYH
- a CDS encoding TniQ family protein, encoding MLAFIPETDFADESLNGYLLRLAEENFLGSTTALLRPIGIRLKAQYSQRELQAIAEYHGLELQRLQCLAGFPALNGSLQSGAFMRKAATAVCPECLRQEGYIRQAWHHELFTACPTHQLLLMDQCPECDAPAELNRGAVSRCRCGYALSEAGGHPADAANLFISSVLLAQPSRPCGLSGLSDEPGVPADIDKFLLFLANLTLPTPQRKNAAISFHRALEINDACYALAENLPERFRAFVQNKVQAANQLKSSRFVHNLGPWYKELNTSFASSAYSSVRATVCSVMLERADAPINRKMKYIAAELLGQKKTFTACEAARLLGSSPDRIVSLVKTGKLAGEIMSGAAVEFCVVDRAAVEAQQKAAKGLVAGKELLSLLNITRRVRERLLASGVLNRVPDNDKPLFAKGEYRVEDIQRLIDTLNGGCCHAASVSSLGLDDISGKRFSHEQAQELYRLIFSGQIKPVMRDIGIQGLAAFKFDHDELRRHLRQEPTMPELSITDLTKITRWKHETIRAWIERGLLPARTEFDEGRRRVFISVANLVTFLSRYVVAADAAERLGSKSIWLTKPLKTKGVLAQGAHATRDGSLRGVLLSADALINVASGRSSDWARQPTLEWADPRALLADKQHRPALSFVETQP
- the istB gene encoding IS21-like element ISPpu7 family helper ATPase IstB, which produces MLPHPTLDKLQTLRLHGMLKALNEQLKTPDIDSLSFEERLGLLVDRELTERDDKRLSSRLRQARLKHNACLEDIDYRSPRGLDKALILQLSGGQWLRDGLNLIIGGPTGVGKTWLACALAHQACREGYSVRYLRLPRLLEELGLAHGDGRFAKLMSSYAKTDLLILDDWGLAPFTAEQRRDMLELLDDRYGQRSTIVTSQMPVDNWHELIGDPTLADAILDRLVHNAYRINLKGESMRKRTQKLTTPANPD